One genomic segment of Danio aesculapii chromosome 15, fDanAes4.1, whole genome shotgun sequence includes these proteins:
- the zgc:194114 gene encoding uncharacterized protein zgc:194114, with protein sequence MAIVVDQKLVWRFPPRSFYYWWYTDGWYVWAKADKMLAQYQPKKVSFADDSCLNQHEEELYALQTSLSPPQRSVHRYGDPYSPSERQSEPFTWRDQVKARQKTHVRSRSKIACSWLAHVARFFLRPFRKTCAESPDSARGPEEQEARAAPQATLRPARKHVQWPDTDRSCFYYRPKFTGSLRERFRWKENRKLNQEENVHMRAGIFFQRGPGLISRTFTSLKISVLTGLHLYPPPASRMKSCLKTRTDEASSSSATARPRFISTLEVQLN encoded by the coding sequence ATGGCGATAGTTGTGGATCAGAAGCTAGTGTGGAGATTCCCTCCGCGGTCTTTCTACTACTGGTGGTACACAGACGGCTGGTACGTGTGGGCCAAGGCGGATAAGATGCTGGCCCAGTACCAGCCCAAGAAGGTGTCGTTTGCGGACGACTCTTGCTTAAACCAACACGAAGAGGAACTGTATGCGTTGCAGACTTCGCTGTCGCCACCGCAGAGGTCAGTACATCGCTACGGTGACCCATACAGCCCGTCCGAACGGCAGTCTGAGCCCTTCACCTGGCGAGATCAAGTCAAAGCCAGGCAGAAGACGCACGTGCGGTCCAGGAGTAAGATAGCCTGCTCGTGGCTTGCCCACGTTGCGCGGTTTTTTCTAAGGCCATTCAGAAAAACATGCGCGGAGAGTCCCGACAGCGCCCGCGGCCCGGAGGAGCAGGAGGCCCGCGCAGCTCCGCAGGCTACCCTGAGACCGGCTCGCAAGCACGTGCAGTGGCCGGATACTGACCGGTCATGCTTTTACTACAGGCCAAAGTTCACAGGGAGCCTGCGCGAGCGTTTTCGCTGGAAGGAGAATCGGAAGCTCAATCAAGAGGAAAATGTGCACATGAGGGCAGGGATTTTCTTCCAACGCGGCCCCGGGCTCATCAGCAGGACTTTCACAAGCCTGAAGATCAGTGTTCTGACCGGCCTTCACCTCTACCCTCCGCCCGCCTCGCGCATGAAGAGCTGCCTGAAGACCCGCACAGATGAAGCCTCCAGCAGCAGCGCGACCGCCCGGCCGAGGTTCATCTCTACCCTAGAAGTGCAGCTCAACTGA
- the spa17 gene encoding sperm surface protein Sp17 isoform X2, translating into MAVPFSNTHLRIPRGFGNLLEGLTREVLREQPEDIATFAAVYFTELLKAREESGLDPAEWGAKLEDRFYNNHSFKGTSIQGNIISSKINTRINAESSSETLGNSETQLSALKDPDTNNSVRSEVKLDKKLVEESGEREHGHAEDILHAETADGDIRAEELKDPNEIPEETSKVAKEAVDIDICRSELEPTPLPSFGGLANVDVCAEEINLPSESSESKGELGSPKPSLLNEDHSESQDEIHSHIEQDASKQANEMSDHDDDDDDDEHDDTDAEDPEEGVSEIADNLLEDIDPEEKSTEQVYAEESAESTIEKYITESVAGQESEDTINEDQEESNYEYTSTNDFVEDAGDLTSDINSRSLMEIKDTYDDYSDKIHDSKSEVVDVLDEVHHQCDTHTGEDEADNSSDEENTSKIIDVLNEEDFLETPKPVSQLNDSEAEASNEILNADASEKDLNTENVNEGSDLDSDGSEAEEIDLDISNVLQPNMEKTEDEEDDGNHDAEPEEDAFSEVEQADPESLENEMVVVSEELPESQEQTENTEKDVEQEDQLEEQRDKSQEMTLESENLDNTDSSEPKEECSQPQEEEDIMDIPLDDPEANKAAAKIQAGFRGHMTRKKMKPGEKPGEEVSSSGEALNGSQGDSGGTDGVETDGTSGPEQ; encoded by the exons ATGGCTGTTCCCTTCTCCAACACACACCTGCGCATCCCAAGAGGCTTTGGGAATTTATTAGAGGGTCTTACCAGAGAAGTGTTGAGAGAGCAGCCGGAGGACATCGCCACTTTTGCTGCTGTCTACTTCACAGAGCTGCTTAAAGCCAGAGAAG AAAGTGGTCTAGACCCAGCAGAGTGGGGTGCCAAGTTGGAAGACAGGTTCTACAACAATCACTCTTTTAAG GGCACATCAATACAAGGAAACATCATTTCATCCAAAATAAACACAAG AATCAACGCAGAATCGAGTTCTGAAACTTTGGGAAACAGCGAGACTCAGCTCTCTGCATTAAAAGACCCTGACACTAATAATTCAGTGCGCAGTGAGGTCAAGTTAGATAAGAAGCTTGTTGAGGAATCTGGTGAGAGGGAACATGGACATGCTGAAGATATTCTCCATGCAGAAACAGCAGATGGTGATATACGTGCTGAAGAGCTGAAAGACCCCAATGAGATTCCAGAAGAAACATCAAAGGTTGCAAAAGAAGCCGTAGATATTGATATCTGCAGATCCGAACTTGAGCCTACACCTCTGCCTTCATTTGGTGGCCTTGCAAATGTGGATGTTTGTGCTGAAGAGATAAACCTCCCGTCTGAATCCAGCGAGAGCAAAGGAGAGCTGGGAAGCCCAAAACCATCGCTCCTGAATGAAGACCACTCTGAATCACAAGACGAAATACATTCACACATTGAACAAGATGCAAGCAAACAAGCTAATGAAATGtctgatcatgatgatgatgatgatgatgatgaacatgATGATACTGATGCTGAAGATCCTGAAGAGGGAGTCTCAGAAATTGCTGATAATTTATTAGAAGACATTGACCCAGAAGAGAAGAGCACTGAGCAGGTTTATGCAGAAGAATCAGCTGAAAGCACCATTGAAAAATACATAACTGAAAGTGTTGCGGGGCAGGAATCAGAAGATACAATCAATGAAGATCAAGAAGAGAGCAATTATGAGTACACAAGCACCAATGACTTTGTTGAAGATGCAGGCGATTTAACTTCTGATATCAATAGCCGATCACTGATGGAAATAAAAGACACTTACGATGACTACAGTGATAAAATACATGACAGTAAAAGTGAAGTCGTTGATGTCCTAGATGAAGTTCACCATCAGTGCGACACTCATACAGGTGAGGATGAAGCTGATAACAGCAGTGACGAAGAGAATACTTCTAAAATTATCGATGTGTTAAATGAGGAAGACTTTTTGGAAACTCCAAAACCTGTTTCCCAATTGAACGACAGTGAAGCTGAAGCAAGCAATGAGATTTTAAATGCTGACGCTTCTGAGAAAGATCTAAACACAGAGAATGTAAATGAAGGAAGTGATCTTGACAGTGATGGCTCTGAGGCTGAAGAGATAGATCTGGACATTTCAAATGTGCTTCAGCCAAATATGGAAAAAACTGAGGATGAGGAGGATGACGGAAATCATGATGCCGAACCAGAGGAAGATGCTTTCTCTGAAGTGGAACAAGCCGATCCTGAGTCTTTAGAGAATGAAATGGTGGTTGTCAGTGAAGAACTTCCTGAGTCACAAGAACAGACTGAAAATACTGAGAAAGATGTAGAGCAAGAGGATCAGTTGGAAGAGCAAAGGGATAAAAGCCAAGAAATGACACTTGAAAGTGAAAACCTGGACAATACTGACAGCTCTGAACCAAAG GAGGAATGCAGCCAGCCACAAGAGGAAGAGGACATTATGGACATCCCATTGGATGACCCAGAGGCCAATAAAGCGGCCGCCAAAATTCAGGCCGGCTTCCGTGGTCATATGACCCGGAAGAAGATGAAACCAGGCGAAAAGCCCGGTGAGGAGGTGAGCAGCAGTGGTGAGGCCCTCAACGGCAGCCAAGGGGACTCAG GAGGAACAGACGGAGTAGAGACAGACGGCACATCTGGACCAGAACAGTGA
- the spa17 gene encoding sperm surface protein Sp17 isoform X1: protein MAVPFSNTHLRIPRGFGNLLEGLTREVLREQPEDIATFAAVYFTELLKAREESGLDPAEWGAKLEDRFYNNHSFKGTSIQGNIISSKINTRINAESSSETLGNSETQLSALKDPDTNNSVRSEVKLDKKLVEESGEREHGHAEDILHAETADGDIRAEELKDPNEIPEETSKVAKEAVDIDICRSELEPTPLPSFGGLANVDVCAEEINLPSESSESKGELGSPKPSLLNEDHSESQDEIHSHIEQDASKQANEMSDHDDDDDDDEHDDTDAEDPEEGVSEIADNLLEDIDPEEKSTEQVYAEESAESTIEKYITESVAGQESEDTINEDQEESNYEYTSTNDFVEDAGDLTSDINSRSLMEIKDTYDDYSDKIHDSKSEVVDVLDEVHHQCDTHTGEDEADNSSDEENTSKIIDVLNEEDFLETPKPVSQLNDSEAEASNEILNADASEKDLNTENVNEGSDLDSDGSEAEEIDLDISNVLQPNMEKTEDEEDDGNHDAEPEEDAFSEVEQADPESLENEMVVVSEELPESQEQTENTEKDVEQEDQLEEQRDKSQEMTLESENLDNTDSSEPKEECSQPQEEEDIMDIPLDDPEANKAAAKIQAGFRGHMTRKKMKPGEKPGEEVSSSGEALNGSQGDSAGGTDGVETDGTSGPEQ, encoded by the exons ATGGCTGTTCCCTTCTCCAACACACACCTGCGCATCCCAAGAGGCTTTGGGAATTTATTAGAGGGTCTTACCAGAGAAGTGTTGAGAGAGCAGCCGGAGGACATCGCCACTTTTGCTGCTGTCTACTTCACAGAGCTGCTTAAAGCCAGAGAAG AAAGTGGTCTAGACCCAGCAGAGTGGGGTGCCAAGTTGGAAGACAGGTTCTACAACAATCACTCTTTTAAG GGCACATCAATACAAGGAAACATCATTTCATCCAAAATAAACACAAG AATCAACGCAGAATCGAGTTCTGAAACTTTGGGAAACAGCGAGACTCAGCTCTCTGCATTAAAAGACCCTGACACTAATAATTCAGTGCGCAGTGAGGTCAAGTTAGATAAGAAGCTTGTTGAGGAATCTGGTGAGAGGGAACATGGACATGCTGAAGATATTCTCCATGCAGAAACAGCAGATGGTGATATACGTGCTGAAGAGCTGAAAGACCCCAATGAGATTCCAGAAGAAACATCAAAGGTTGCAAAAGAAGCCGTAGATATTGATATCTGCAGATCCGAACTTGAGCCTACACCTCTGCCTTCATTTGGTGGCCTTGCAAATGTGGATGTTTGTGCTGAAGAGATAAACCTCCCGTCTGAATCCAGCGAGAGCAAAGGAGAGCTGGGAAGCCCAAAACCATCGCTCCTGAATGAAGACCACTCTGAATCACAAGACGAAATACATTCACACATTGAACAAGATGCAAGCAAACAAGCTAATGAAATGtctgatcatgatgatgatgatgatgatgatgaacatgATGATACTGATGCTGAAGATCCTGAAGAGGGAGTCTCAGAAATTGCTGATAATTTATTAGAAGACATTGACCCAGAAGAGAAGAGCACTGAGCAGGTTTATGCAGAAGAATCAGCTGAAAGCACCATTGAAAAATACATAACTGAAAGTGTTGCGGGGCAGGAATCAGAAGATACAATCAATGAAGATCAAGAAGAGAGCAATTATGAGTACACAAGCACCAATGACTTTGTTGAAGATGCAGGCGATTTAACTTCTGATATCAATAGCCGATCACTGATGGAAATAAAAGACACTTACGATGACTACAGTGATAAAATACATGACAGTAAAAGTGAAGTCGTTGATGTCCTAGATGAAGTTCACCATCAGTGCGACACTCATACAGGTGAGGATGAAGCTGATAACAGCAGTGACGAAGAGAATACTTCTAAAATTATCGATGTGTTAAATGAGGAAGACTTTTTGGAAACTCCAAAACCTGTTTCCCAATTGAACGACAGTGAAGCTGAAGCAAGCAATGAGATTTTAAATGCTGACGCTTCTGAGAAAGATCTAAACACAGAGAATGTAAATGAAGGAAGTGATCTTGACAGTGATGGCTCTGAGGCTGAAGAGATAGATCTGGACATTTCAAATGTGCTTCAGCCAAATATGGAAAAAACTGAGGATGAGGAGGATGACGGAAATCATGATGCCGAACCAGAGGAAGATGCTTTCTCTGAAGTGGAACAAGCCGATCCTGAGTCTTTAGAGAATGAAATGGTGGTTGTCAGTGAAGAACTTCCTGAGTCACAAGAACAGACTGAAAATACTGAGAAAGATGTAGAGCAAGAGGATCAGTTGGAAGAGCAAAGGGATAAAAGCCAAGAAATGACACTTGAAAGTGAAAACCTGGACAATACTGACAGCTCTGAACCAAAG GAGGAATGCAGCCAGCCACAAGAGGAAGAGGACATTATGGACATCCCATTGGATGACCCAGAGGCCAATAAAGCGGCCGCCAAAATTCAGGCCGGCTTCCGTGGTCATATGACCCGGAAGAAGATGAAACCAGGCGAAAAGCCCGGTGAGGAGGTGAGCAGCAGTGGTGAGGCCCTCAACGGCAGCCAAGGGGACTCAG CAGGAGGAACAGACGGAGTAGAGACAGACGGCACATCTGGACCAGAACAGTGA
- the spa17 gene encoding sperm surface protein Sp17 isoform X4 → MAVPFSNTHLRIPRGFGNLLEGLTREVLREQPEDIATFAAVYFTELLKAREESGLDPAEWGAKLEDRFYNNHSFKGTSIQGNIISSKINTRINAESSSETLGNSETQLSALKDPDTNNSVRSEVKLDKKLVEESGEREHGHAEDILHAETADGDIRAEELKDPNEIPEETSKVAKEAVDIDICRSELEPTPLPSFGGLANVDVCAEEINLPSESSESKGELGSPKPSLLNEDHSESQDEIHSHIEQDASKQANEMSDHDDDDDDDEHDDTDAEDPEEGVSEIADNLLEDIDPEEKSTEQVYAEESAESTIEKYITESVAGQESEDTINEDQEESNYEYTSTNDFVEDAGDLTSDINSRSLMEIKDTYDDYSDKIHDSKSEVVDVLDEVHHQCDTHTGEDEADNSSDEENTSKIIDVLNEEDFLETPKPVSQLNDSEAEASNEILNADASEKDLNTENVNEGSDLDSDGSEAEEIDLDISNVLQPNMEKTEDEEDDGNHDAEPEEDAFSEVEQADPESLENEMVVVSEELPESQEQTENTEKDVEQEDQLEEQRDKSQEMTLESENLDNTDSSEPKEECSQPQEEEDIMDIPLDDPEANKAAAKIQAGFRGHMTRKKMKPGEKPGEEEEQTE, encoded by the exons ATGGCTGTTCCCTTCTCCAACACACACCTGCGCATCCCAAGAGGCTTTGGGAATTTATTAGAGGGTCTTACCAGAGAAGTGTTGAGAGAGCAGCCGGAGGACATCGCCACTTTTGCTGCTGTCTACTTCACAGAGCTGCTTAAAGCCAGAGAAG AAAGTGGTCTAGACCCAGCAGAGTGGGGTGCCAAGTTGGAAGACAGGTTCTACAACAATCACTCTTTTAAG GGCACATCAATACAAGGAAACATCATTTCATCCAAAATAAACACAAG AATCAACGCAGAATCGAGTTCTGAAACTTTGGGAAACAGCGAGACTCAGCTCTCTGCATTAAAAGACCCTGACACTAATAATTCAGTGCGCAGTGAGGTCAAGTTAGATAAGAAGCTTGTTGAGGAATCTGGTGAGAGGGAACATGGACATGCTGAAGATATTCTCCATGCAGAAACAGCAGATGGTGATATACGTGCTGAAGAGCTGAAAGACCCCAATGAGATTCCAGAAGAAACATCAAAGGTTGCAAAAGAAGCCGTAGATATTGATATCTGCAGATCCGAACTTGAGCCTACACCTCTGCCTTCATTTGGTGGCCTTGCAAATGTGGATGTTTGTGCTGAAGAGATAAACCTCCCGTCTGAATCCAGCGAGAGCAAAGGAGAGCTGGGAAGCCCAAAACCATCGCTCCTGAATGAAGACCACTCTGAATCACAAGACGAAATACATTCACACATTGAACAAGATGCAAGCAAACAAGCTAATGAAATGtctgatcatgatgatgatgatgatgatgatgaacatgATGATACTGATGCTGAAGATCCTGAAGAGGGAGTCTCAGAAATTGCTGATAATTTATTAGAAGACATTGACCCAGAAGAGAAGAGCACTGAGCAGGTTTATGCAGAAGAATCAGCTGAAAGCACCATTGAAAAATACATAACTGAAAGTGTTGCGGGGCAGGAATCAGAAGATACAATCAATGAAGATCAAGAAGAGAGCAATTATGAGTACACAAGCACCAATGACTTTGTTGAAGATGCAGGCGATTTAACTTCTGATATCAATAGCCGATCACTGATGGAAATAAAAGACACTTACGATGACTACAGTGATAAAATACATGACAGTAAAAGTGAAGTCGTTGATGTCCTAGATGAAGTTCACCATCAGTGCGACACTCATACAGGTGAGGATGAAGCTGATAACAGCAGTGACGAAGAGAATACTTCTAAAATTATCGATGTGTTAAATGAGGAAGACTTTTTGGAAACTCCAAAACCTGTTTCCCAATTGAACGACAGTGAAGCTGAAGCAAGCAATGAGATTTTAAATGCTGACGCTTCTGAGAAAGATCTAAACACAGAGAATGTAAATGAAGGAAGTGATCTTGACAGTGATGGCTCTGAGGCTGAAGAGATAGATCTGGACATTTCAAATGTGCTTCAGCCAAATATGGAAAAAACTGAGGATGAGGAGGATGACGGAAATCATGATGCCGAACCAGAGGAAGATGCTTTCTCTGAAGTGGAACAAGCCGATCCTGAGTCTTTAGAGAATGAAATGGTGGTTGTCAGTGAAGAACTTCCTGAGTCACAAGAACAGACTGAAAATACTGAGAAAGATGTAGAGCAAGAGGATCAGTTGGAAGAGCAAAGGGATAAAAGCCAAGAAATGACACTTGAAAGTGAAAACCTGGACAATACTGACAGCTCTGAACCAAAG GAGGAATGCAGCCAGCCACAAGAGGAAGAGGACATTATGGACATCCCATTGGATGACCCAGAGGCCAATAAAGCGGCCGCCAAAATTCAGGCCGGCTTCCGTGGTCATATGACCCGGAAGAAGATGAAACCAGGCGAAAAGCCCGGTGAGGAG GAGGAACAGACGGAGTAG
- the spa17 gene encoding sperm surface protein Sp17 isoform X3 codes for MAVPFSNTHLRIPRGFGNLLEGLTREVLREQPEDIATFAAVYFTELLKAREESGLDPAEWGAKLEDRFYNNHSFKGTSIQGNIISSKINTRINAESSSETLGNSETQLSALKDPDTNNSVRSEVKLDKKLVEESGEREHGHAEDILHAETADGDIRAEELKDPNEIPEETSKVAKEAVDIDICRSELEPTPLPSFGGLANVDVCAEEINLPSESSESKGELGSPKPSLLNEDHSESQDEIHSHIEQDASKQANEMSDHDDDDDDDEHDDTDAEDPEEGVSEIADNLLEDIDPEEKSTEQVYAEESAESTIEKYITESVAGQESEDTINEDQEESNYEYTSTNDFVEDAGDLTSDINSRSLMEIKDTYDDYSDKIHDSKSEVVDVLDEVHHQCDTHTGEDEADNSSDEENTSKIIDVLNEEDFLETPKPVSQLNDSEAEASNEILNADASEKDLNTENVNEGSDLDSDGSEAEEIDLDISNVLQPNMEKTEDEEDDGNHDAEPEEDAFSEVEQADPESLENEMVVVSEELPESQEQTENTEKDVEQEDQLEEQRDKSQEMTLESENLDNTDSSEPKEECSQPQEEEDIMDIPLDDPEANKAAAKIQAGFRGHMTRKKMKPGEKPGEEQEEQTE; via the exons ATGGCTGTTCCCTTCTCCAACACACACCTGCGCATCCCAAGAGGCTTTGGGAATTTATTAGAGGGTCTTACCAGAGAAGTGTTGAGAGAGCAGCCGGAGGACATCGCCACTTTTGCTGCTGTCTACTTCACAGAGCTGCTTAAAGCCAGAGAAG AAAGTGGTCTAGACCCAGCAGAGTGGGGTGCCAAGTTGGAAGACAGGTTCTACAACAATCACTCTTTTAAG GGCACATCAATACAAGGAAACATCATTTCATCCAAAATAAACACAAG AATCAACGCAGAATCGAGTTCTGAAACTTTGGGAAACAGCGAGACTCAGCTCTCTGCATTAAAAGACCCTGACACTAATAATTCAGTGCGCAGTGAGGTCAAGTTAGATAAGAAGCTTGTTGAGGAATCTGGTGAGAGGGAACATGGACATGCTGAAGATATTCTCCATGCAGAAACAGCAGATGGTGATATACGTGCTGAAGAGCTGAAAGACCCCAATGAGATTCCAGAAGAAACATCAAAGGTTGCAAAAGAAGCCGTAGATATTGATATCTGCAGATCCGAACTTGAGCCTACACCTCTGCCTTCATTTGGTGGCCTTGCAAATGTGGATGTTTGTGCTGAAGAGATAAACCTCCCGTCTGAATCCAGCGAGAGCAAAGGAGAGCTGGGAAGCCCAAAACCATCGCTCCTGAATGAAGACCACTCTGAATCACAAGACGAAATACATTCACACATTGAACAAGATGCAAGCAAACAAGCTAATGAAATGtctgatcatgatgatgatgatgatgatgatgaacatgATGATACTGATGCTGAAGATCCTGAAGAGGGAGTCTCAGAAATTGCTGATAATTTATTAGAAGACATTGACCCAGAAGAGAAGAGCACTGAGCAGGTTTATGCAGAAGAATCAGCTGAAAGCACCATTGAAAAATACATAACTGAAAGTGTTGCGGGGCAGGAATCAGAAGATACAATCAATGAAGATCAAGAAGAGAGCAATTATGAGTACACAAGCACCAATGACTTTGTTGAAGATGCAGGCGATTTAACTTCTGATATCAATAGCCGATCACTGATGGAAATAAAAGACACTTACGATGACTACAGTGATAAAATACATGACAGTAAAAGTGAAGTCGTTGATGTCCTAGATGAAGTTCACCATCAGTGCGACACTCATACAGGTGAGGATGAAGCTGATAACAGCAGTGACGAAGAGAATACTTCTAAAATTATCGATGTGTTAAATGAGGAAGACTTTTTGGAAACTCCAAAACCTGTTTCCCAATTGAACGACAGTGAAGCTGAAGCAAGCAATGAGATTTTAAATGCTGACGCTTCTGAGAAAGATCTAAACACAGAGAATGTAAATGAAGGAAGTGATCTTGACAGTGATGGCTCTGAGGCTGAAGAGATAGATCTGGACATTTCAAATGTGCTTCAGCCAAATATGGAAAAAACTGAGGATGAGGAGGATGACGGAAATCATGATGCCGAACCAGAGGAAGATGCTTTCTCTGAAGTGGAACAAGCCGATCCTGAGTCTTTAGAGAATGAAATGGTGGTTGTCAGTGAAGAACTTCCTGAGTCACAAGAACAGACTGAAAATACTGAGAAAGATGTAGAGCAAGAGGATCAGTTGGAAGAGCAAAGGGATAAAAGCCAAGAAATGACACTTGAAAGTGAAAACCTGGACAATACTGACAGCTCTGAACCAAAG GAGGAATGCAGCCAGCCACAAGAGGAAGAGGACATTATGGACATCCCATTGGATGACCCAGAGGCCAATAAAGCGGCCGCCAAAATTCAGGCCGGCTTCCGTGGTCATATGACCCGGAAGAAGATGAAACCAGGCGAAAAGCCCGGTGAGGAG CAGGAGGAACAGACGGAGTAG